One genomic window of Clostridioides sp. ES-S-0054-01 includes the following:
- a CDS encoding 2-hydroxyglutaryl-CoA dehydratase: MFSIGVDSGSVATKGVLFDGEKIVKKVIIPTGWSSKSTSKQVYELLSSEIDKKDIKKVVGTGYGRGVMDFADKKVTEITCHTRGVYFLNKNIRTILDVGGQDSKVINLDRDGNVFNFIMNDKCAAGTGRFLEITSNLLGSDIESIDTLAKGHEAVNISSMCTVFAESEIVSLLAQNISTGEVAAGILKSIANKSTSMLARGEVIDEVAFTGGLAKSKELVKMIEEILDKKIFIAEDTQIIGALGAAVIGFR, from the coding sequence ATGTTTAGTATAGGAGTGGATTCAGGGTCAGTTGCAACAAAAGGTGTGCTATTTGATGGTGAAAAAATTGTTAAGAAAGTAATTATACCAACTGGATGGAGCTCTAAAAGTACATCTAAACAGGTCTATGAGTTGCTAAGTAGTGAAATTGATAAAAAAGATATAAAAAAAGTAGTAGGTACAGGTTATGGAAGAGGAGTAATGGATTTTGCTGATAAGAAAGTAACAGAAATAACTTGTCATACTAGAGGTGTTTACTTTTTAAATAAGAACATAAGGACTATTTTAGATGTAGGTGGTCAAGATAGTAAAGTTATAAATTTAGATAGAGATGGAAATGTATTTAATTTTATAATGAATGATAAATGTGCTGCAGGAACTGGTCGATTTTTAGAGATTACTTCTAACCTTTTAGGAAGTGATATAGAAAGTATTGATACATTAGCTAAAGGACATGAAGCAGTTAATATATCTAGTATGTGTACGGTTTTTGCTGAGTCTGAAATTGTAAGTCTTCTAGCTCAAAATATTTCTACTGGAGAGGTAGCAGCAGGGATACTTAAATCTATTGCAAATAAATCTACTTCGATGCTAGCAAGAGGTGAGGTAATAGATGAAGTTGCATTTACTGGAGGGCTTGCAAAAAGTAAAGAACTAGTAAAAATGATAGAAGAAATATTGGATAAAAAAATTTTTATTGCAGAAGATACCCAAATAATAGGAGCTTTAGGAGCTGCTGTAATAGGGTTTAGATAA
- a CDS encoding TetR/AcrR family transcriptional regulator yields the protein MPKSYSDKEREYIIKRLKEEARLCMDKYGIRKTTVDELVKRVKIPKGTFYLFFQSKELLFFEVLRDMHDSIQKELLYEIERLDESITCEQLTDILMKFYRMIDSTSILNLIVNGEFEILVRKLPDYMIEEHFKHDDFEIEEIISRIPNAKNKDIESFSGAFRAVFLTTLYKREVGRNCFESALRLMINGLVIQLME from the coding sequence ATGCCTAAATCATATTCTGATAAAGAAAGAGAGTATATAATAAAAAGACTTAAAGAAGAAGCAAGATTGTGTATGGATAAATATGGTATTAGAAAGACTACTGTTGATGAGCTTGTAAAACGAGTAAAAATACCAAAAGGAACTTTTTATTTATTTTTTCAATCAAAAGAATTGCTCTTTTTTGAGGTGTTGAGAGATATGCATGATTCTATACAGAAAGAACTTTTATATGAAATAGAGAGACTAGATGAAAGCATTACATGTGAACAATTGACAGATATACTTATGAAATTTTATAGGATGATTGATAGTACTTCAATTTTAAACCTCATAGTAAATGGAGAATTTGAGATATTAGTTCGAAAGTTACCAGATTATATGATTGAAGAGCATTTTAAACATGATGATTTTGAAATTGAAGAGATTATATCTCGGATACCAAATGCAAAAAATAAAGATATAGAAAGCTTTAGTGGAGCGTTTAGAGCAGTTTTTCTTACTACGTTATATAAGCGTGAAGTTGGAAGGAATTGTTTTGAAAGTGCTTTAAGATTAATGATAAATGGATTGGTTATACAACTTATGGAATAG
- a CDS encoding ATPase: MATTTKNRFYDYVQENLNKYVEVHSYFSSCPLYGEIIEADSLSITLCSRYIDESNPTLNETYTLYLPLNSIISIRTL; this comes from the coding sequence ATGGCTACTACTACAAAAAACCGTTTTTACGATTATGTTCAAGAAAACTTAAACAAATACGTTGAAGTACATTCTTATTTTAGCAGTTGCCCTCTATATGGTGAAATTATAGAAGCAGACAGCTTATCAATTACACTTTGCTCAAGATATATAGACGAATCTAATCCAACTTTAAATGAAACTTACACATTATATTTACCATTAAACTCAATAATATCTATTAGAACACTATAA
- a CDS encoding cell wall-binding cysteine protease Cwp13 yields the protein MKKFTSKKVVRFVALFLISILVMLTIPVSADNSNTLNQIKRAEYSETYKQYLKDAKNGRTEKYNGIIPNPYKLEGTQIQSKGRTAPTSYDPRKLGLMTSVKNQENLGICWDFAAMATLESFLKLNNYGDYDLSEEHLRWWASDGGYGWSVNDMDGALNYEAMGYLTSWSGPKLEKDIPYNGEVSKAQGATKPTNMDTAPTVFNVTDAVCVSNDMNSTKNAILQYGAVTSSYYEDIKYQSEDQNSYYCPTKSFNTNHAISIVGWDDNYSKDNFNTKIKPSKNGAWLIKNSWGDYNSEDGYFWISYEDKTLMSDIDNFSIKGGQKPNDDKKMYQHDYASIVPLVSNKITAANVFDFNRGDETLKSVMFLTESIGAKYEVYYAPVVNSIPQKNNMKKLKEGTTQYSGYITVPIDSFEIPEGKGAVVVSIEAKNGESTIGSESNVPGYDIFKAKANLGESYIIDSTGEFFDINRDSNFYPCNFTIKAVTEKSSGESIPNESLIGSDRYETAIKVSQNGFSSSENVVLVNGNSIVDALASTPFTSAINSPILLTQKEALNSKTKAEIQRLGAKKVYLIGGENSISKETEQQLKNLNISIERISGSDRYNTSLLLAQKLSHIKNVSQIAVVNGVKGLADAISVGAAAAENNIPIILANEKSELQGADEFLNSLNIEKSYIIGGTASLSNNLESKLKNPIRLSGSSRDETNSKIIDNFYKKDTLKNAFVVKNGIKNQNDLIDGLSVGPLGAKTGSPVILVGDKLADSQKEVLKNKSLEKVTQVGGGANQNAFKELVKLKSAK from the coding sequence GTGAAAAAATTTACTTCAAAAAAAGTAGTAAGGTTTGTTGCACTATTTTTAATATCTATTTTAGTAATGTTAACAATTCCTGTATCAGCTGACAATAGCAATACATTGAATCAGATAAAAAGGGCAGAATACAGTGAAACTTATAAACAATATTTAAAAGATGCTAAAAATGGACGTACAGAAAAGTATAATGGGATTATACCAAATCCATATAAATTGGAAGGTACTCAAATTCAAAGTAAAGGAAGAACAGCTCCAACATCTTATGACCCTAGAAAATTAGGTCTTATGACATCAGTAAAAAATCAAGAAAATTTAGGAATATGCTGGGATTTTGCTGCAATGGCAACTTTAGAAAGTTTCTTGAAGTTAAATAATTATGGAGACTACGATTTATCAGAAGAACATTTAAGATGGTGGGCTTCAGATGGTGGATATGGATGGTCTGTAAATGACATGGATGGTGCTTTAAATTATGAAGCTATGGGATATTTAACATCTTGGTCAGGTCCTAAATTAGAAAAAGACATTCCATATAATGGTGAAGTATCTAAAGCACAAGGAGCTACAAAACCAACTAATATGGATACAGCACCAACTGTTTTTAATGTGACAGATGCTGTGTGTGTAAGTAATGATATGAATTCTACAAAAAATGCTATATTACAGTATGGAGCAGTAACATCTAGTTATTACGAAGATATTAAATATCAAAGTGAAGACCAAAATTCATATTATTGTCCAACAAAAAGTTTTAATACAAATCATGCTATTTCAATTGTAGGTTGGGATGATAACTATTCTAAAGACAATTTTAATACAAAGATTAAACCATCAAAAAATGGTGCTTGGCTAATAAAAAATAGCTGGGGAGATTATAATTCTGAAGATGGATATTTCTGGATATCTTATGAAGATAAGACACTTATGTCTGATATAGATAACTTTTCAATCAAAGGTGGTCAAAAACCAAATGATGATAAAAAGATGTATCAACATGACTATGCAAGTATTGTTCCTTTAGTCTCAAATAAGATAACAGCCGCAAATGTGTTTGATTTCAATAGAGGTGATGAGACTCTAAAATCTGTAATGTTTTTAACTGAAAGTATAGGTGCTAAATACGAAGTATATTATGCTCCAGTAGTAAATAGTATACCTCAAAAAAATAATATGAAAAAGTTAAAAGAAGGTACTACCCAATATTCAGGTTACATAACAGTTCCAATTGATTCTTTTGAGATACCAGAAGGAAAGGGAGCAGTTGTAGTCAGTATAGAAGCAAAAAATGGAGAGTCAACTATAGGTTCTGAATCAAATGTACCAGGATATGATATATTTAAGGCTAAAGCTAATTTAGGTGAGAGTTATATTATAGATAGTACTGGAGAATTCTTTGATATAAACAGAGACAGCAACTTCTACCCATGTAACTTTACTATAAAAGCTGTTACAGAAAAGTCTTCTGGTGAGAGTATTCCAAATGAGTCTTTAATTGGTAGTGATAGATATGAAACTGCTATTAAGGTTAGTCAAAATGGTTTTAGTTCTTCAGAAAATGTAGTTTTAGTAAATGGTAATTCAATAGTAGATGCATTGGCATCAACTCCTTTTACATCTGCTATAAATTCACCAATATTATTGACACAAAAAGAAGCTTTAAATTCAAAAACTAAAGCTGAAATACAGAGATTAGGTGCTAAAAAAGTATACTTAATAGGTGGAGAAAATTCCATAAGTAAAGAAACTGAACAGCAACTAAAAAATTTAAACATATCAATAGAGAGAATATCAGGAAGTGATAGATATAATACAAGTTTATTATTAGCTCAAAAACTAAGTCACATAAAGAATGTATCTCAAATAGCAGTTGTAAATGGAGTGAAGGGATTAGCTGATGCAATTAGTGTAGGTGCAGCAGCAGCAGAAAATAATATACCAATTATACTTGCAAATGAAAAAAGTGAATTGCAAGGAGCTGATGAATTTTTAAATTCATTAAACATAGAGAAATCTTATATCATTGGAGGAACAGCATCCCTATCAAACAATCTAGAAAGTAAGTTGAAAAATCCAATTAGATTATCTGGTAGCAGTAGGGATGAAACTAACTCAAAGATAATAGATAATTTTTATAAAAAAGATACCTTAAAAAATGCATTTGTGGTTAAAAATGGAATTAAAAATCAAAATGATTTAATAGATGGATTGTCAGTTGGTCCTTTAGGAGCAAAAACTGGGTCACCAGTAATTTTAGTTGGTGATAAATTAGCCGATAGCCAAAAAGAAGTTCTTAAAAATAAGTCTTTAGAAAAAGTAACTCAAGTTGGTGGAGGAGCAAATCAAAATGCATTTAAAGAATTAGTAAAACTAAAAAGTGCTAAATAA